One Manduca sexta isolate Smith_Timp_Sample1 chromosome 26, JHU_Msex_v1.0, whole genome shotgun sequence genomic region harbors:
- the LOC115450759 gene encoding serine protease persephone — protein sequence MLRGVFLLVLCVNVGVGAEGDVCVDNGVTGKCVPIKKCLSALQNIVYKKHPQICSFDKVEPTICCVDNEASGPIATTSSIPHTSTTEYIPPTYDYDNSEEKEESKCGPLDPVLTSPKTGRKAWDKCVEYQEKLVYPCKKSTALIGGYERKYECYHNADELIVGGVNASRNEFPHMVLLGFNTTTGISWMCGGSLISEKFILTAGHCVMHKDFGDVKYASIGVLSRGEVTPENTYKVKRSVRHPQYRIDVYNDIAVIELEKEVTLDAFTVPACLHVGDPIDYSRAIATGWGLLEDRGATPSDVMQKVIVKKIRKATCQRDYPGDTSTIAAKYDSESQLCYGDRQEKKDTCQGDSGGPLQLKHKKINCMYLVIGVTSGGKGCALRNKPGLYSKVSHYLDWIESIVWP from the exons GAAATGTCTATCGGCGCTACAAAATATAGTATACAAAAAGCACCCTCAG ataTGTTCGTTCGATAAAGTCGAACCGACTATCTGCTGTGTTGACAACGAGGCGTCGGGACCTATCGCCACTACTTCATCCAT accGCATACATCGACCACGGAGTATATACCGCCCACATATGACTACGACAATTCGGAGGAGAAAGAGGAAAGTAAATGCGGACCATTGGACCCAGTGCTGACATCACCAAAAACAGGACGAAAGGCGTGGGACA AATGCGTGGAGTACCAAGAGAAACTGGTATATCCTTGCAAGAAGAGCACGGCGCTCATCGGGGGGTACGAGAGAAAGTACGAGTGCTACCACAACGCGGACGAACTCATCGTCGGGGGAGTGAACGCGAGTAGAAACGAATTCCCCCACATG GTGCTATTAGGCTTCAATACTACCACTGGGATCAGCTGGATGTGCGGAGGCTCTCTCATCAGCGAGAAGTTCATCCTTACTGCTGGACACTGCGTGATGCATAAGGACTT TGGCGATGTGAAGTATGCCAGTATCGGCGTGTTGTCACGGGGAGAGGTTACGCCAGAGAACACTTACAAGGTGAAGAGGAGTGTGCGCCATCCGCAGTACAGGATCGACGTCTACAACGACATTGCAGTCATCGAGCTGGAGAAAGA AGTTACGCTGGACGCGTTCACAGTGCCTGCGTGTTTGCATGTCGGTGACCCGATCGACTACAGCAGAGCAATAGCGACTGGTTGGGGGCTGTTAGAGGATCGCGGCGCTACTCCATCTGATGTAATGCAGAAG GTGATAGTCAAGAAAATTAGAAAAGCTACTTGTCAAAGGGACTATCCCGGAGACACATCAACTATCGCTGCAAAATATGATAGTGAAAGTCAACTTTGCTACGGAGACAGACAGGAGAAAAAAGATACTTGCCAG GGAGACAGCGGCGGACCGCTGCAGCTCAAGCACAAGAAGATAAACTGCATGTATTTGGTGATCGGTGTAACGTCTGGCGGCAAGGGATGTGCTCTGCGCAACAAACCGGGTCTCTACTCCAAGGTGTCGCACTACCTCGATTGGATCGAGAGTATCGTGTGGCCTTGA